A genomic region of Anas acuta chromosome 1, bAnaAcu1.1, whole genome shotgun sequence contains the following coding sequences:
- the TIAM1 gene encoding rho guanine nucleotide exchange factor TIAM1 isoform X8: MLPAFPAMSAPWRGNRKGKSEGAARAGDSLYRMLYLEFTGPQLATMRQLTDADKLRKVICELLETERTYVKDLNCLMERYLKPLQKETFLTPDELDVLFGNLTEMVAFQVEFLKTLEDGVRLVPDLEKLEKVEQFKKVLFSLGGSFLYYADRFKLYSAFCASHTKVPKVLVKAKTDTAFKAFLDAQNPRRQHSSTLESYLIKPIQRILKYPLLLKELFALTDVDSEEHYHLDVAIKTMNKVASHINEMQKIHEEYGAVFDQLIAEQTGEKKEVADLSMGDLLLHNTVIWLNPPASLGKWKKEPELAAFVFKTAVVLVYKDGSKQKKKLGGSHRASIYEDWDPFRFRHMIPLEALQVRALASADAETNSVCEIVHVKSESEGRPERTFHLCCSSPEHRKDFLKAVHSILRDKHRRQLLKTESLPSSQQYVPFGGKRLCALKGARPAMNRAVSAPSKSLGRRRRRLARNRFTIDSDAVFASSPEKEPQQPTHSGDTDRWVEEQFDLAQYEEQEDIKETDILSDDDEYCEAVRGAVADRELRERLQAASITSSQPCRGDRARPAMDTHASRMTQLKKQAALTGINGDVEGHGEEVIWVRREDFVPSRKLNTEL; encoded by the exons GAATTCACAGGACCCCAGCTGGCCACCATGAGACAGCTCACAGATGCGGATAAGCTGCGAAAGGTTATCTGTGAACTTCTGGAAACAGAGCGCACCTATGTCAAA gACTTAAACTGTCTGATGGAGAGATATCTGAAGCCTCTACAGAAAGAAACATTCCTCACACCAGATGAG CTGGATGTTCTCTTTGGGAATCTGACTGAAATGGTAGCATTCCAGGTAGAATTCCTGAAAACTCTTGAAGATGGAGTAAGGCTGGTTCCAGACCTGGAAAAGCTTGAGAAAGTTGAGCAATTTAAG AAAGTGTTATTTTCCTTGGGTGGATCCTTCCTCTACTACGCTGACCGTTTCAAGCTGTACAGTGCCTTCTGTGCCAGCCACACAAAAGTCCCAAAAGTACTGGTGAAAG CCAAGACAGACACTGCTTTCAAGGCATTTTTGGATGCTCAGAACCCCAGACGGCAGCACTCCTCCACACTAGAGTCTTACCTCATCAAACCCATCCAGCGGATACTGAAATACCCTCTCCTGCTGAAGGAGCTCTTTGCTCTGACGGATGTAGACAGTGAAGAACATTATCACCTTGATG TGGCCataaaaacaatgaacaaaGTTGCCAGCCACAttaatgaaatgcagaaaatccATGAGGAATATGGGGCGGTGTTTGACCAACTCATAGCGGAACaaacgggggaaaaaaaggag GTTGCAGACCTTTCTATGGGGGACTTGCTCTTGCATAATACCGTGATATGGCTTAATCCTCCGGCTTCGCTAGGGAAATGGAAGAAGGAACCCGAGCTGGCAGCATTTG TGTTCAAAACAGCTGTGGTCCTTGTGTACAAGGATGGTTCcaaacagaagaagaaactt GGAGGATCACATAGAGCTTCAATTTATGAAGACTGGGATCCGTTCCGCTTTCGCCACATGATACCTTTGGAAGCACTGCAGGTTCGAGCATTGGCAAGTGCAG ATGCAGAGACCAATTCTGTATGTGAGATTGTCCATGTTAAATCTGAGTCTGAAGGCAGGCCAGAAAGAACGTTTCACCTTTGCTGTAG TTCACCAGAACACAGGAAGGACTTTCTGAAGGCAGTGCATTCGATTCTGCGGGATAAACACAGAAGACAGCTTCTTAAAACCGAAAGTTTGCCCTCATCCCAGCAATATGTCCCCTTTGGTGGAAAAAGATTGTGTGCTCTAAAAGGTGCAAGGCCAGCCATGAACAGGGCAG TGTCAGCCCCAAGCAAGTCTcttgggaggaggaggcggcggctgGCCCGAAACAGGTTTACCATTGACTCAGATGCCGTCTTCGCGAGCAGCCCCGAAaaagagccccagcagcccacGCACAGTGGGGACACTGACCGCTGGGTAGAGGAACAGTTTGACCTTGCTCAGTATGAGGAGCAGGAGGACATCAAGGAAACGGACATCCTCAGCGATGACGATGAGTACTGCGAGGCCGTGAGAGGCGCCGTGGCCGACCGAGAGCTCCGGGAGCGGCTGCAGGCGGCCTCCATCACGAGCAGCCAGCCGTGCCGGGGAGACCGCGCGCGCCCGGCCATGGACACGCATGCCTCCAGGATGACCCAGCTGAAGAAGCAAGCGGCCTTGACCGGCATCAACGGCGACGTGGAGGGCCACGGCGAGGAGGTCATCTGGGTCAGGCGCGAAGACTTTGTTCCCAGCAGGAAACTCAACACGGAGCTCTAA
- the TIAM1 gene encoding rho guanine nucleotide exchange factor TIAM1 isoform X7: protein MLPAFPAMSAPWRGNRKGKSEGAARAGDSLYRMLYLSTEQVAAFCRSLHEMNPSDSSAHPQEFTGPQLATMRQLTDADKLRKVICELLETERTYVKDLNCLMERYLKPLQKETFLTPDELDVLFGNLTEMVAFQVEFLKTLEDGVRLVPDLEKLEKVEQFKKVLFSLGGSFLYYADRFKLYSAFCASHTKVPKVLVKAKTDTAFKAFLDAQNPRRQHSSTLESYLIKPIQRILKYPLLLKELFALTDVDSEEHYHLDVAIKTMNKVASHINEMQKIHEEYGAVFDQLIAEQTGEKKEVADLSMGDLLLHNTVIWLNPPASLGKWKKEPELAAFVFKTAVVLVYKDGSKQKKKLGGSHRASIYEDWDPFRFRHMIPLEALQVRALASADAETNSVCEIVHVKSESEGRPERTFHLCCSSPEHRKDFLKAVHSILRDKHRRQLLKTESLPSSQQYVPFGGKRLCALKGARPAMNRAVSAPSKSLGRRRRRLARNRFTIDSDAVFASSPEKEPQQPTHSGDTDRWVEEQFDLAQYEEQEDIKETDILSDDDEYCEAVRGAVADRELRERLQAASITSSQPCRGDRARPAMDTHASRMTQLKKQAALTGINGDVEGHGEEVIWVRREDFVPSRKLNTEL, encoded by the exons agtaCAGAACAGGTTGCTGCTTTCTGTCGCAGTCTTCATGAAATGAACCCTTCTGACTCAAGTGCTCATCCTCAGGAATTCACAGGACCCCAGCTGGCCACCATGAGACAGCTCACAGATGCGGATAAGCTGCGAAAGGTTATCTGTGAACTTCTGGAAACAGAGCGCACCTATGTCAAA gACTTAAACTGTCTGATGGAGAGATATCTGAAGCCTCTACAGAAAGAAACATTCCTCACACCAGATGAG CTGGATGTTCTCTTTGGGAATCTGACTGAAATGGTAGCATTCCAGGTAGAATTCCTGAAAACTCTTGAAGATGGAGTAAGGCTGGTTCCAGACCTGGAAAAGCTTGAGAAAGTTGAGCAATTTAAG AAAGTGTTATTTTCCTTGGGTGGATCCTTCCTCTACTACGCTGACCGTTTCAAGCTGTACAGTGCCTTCTGTGCCAGCCACACAAAAGTCCCAAAAGTACTGGTGAAAG CCAAGACAGACACTGCTTTCAAGGCATTTTTGGATGCTCAGAACCCCAGACGGCAGCACTCCTCCACACTAGAGTCTTACCTCATCAAACCCATCCAGCGGATACTGAAATACCCTCTCCTGCTGAAGGAGCTCTTTGCTCTGACGGATGTAGACAGTGAAGAACATTATCACCTTGATG TGGCCataaaaacaatgaacaaaGTTGCCAGCCACAttaatgaaatgcagaaaatccATGAGGAATATGGGGCGGTGTTTGACCAACTCATAGCGGAACaaacgggggaaaaaaaggag GTTGCAGACCTTTCTATGGGGGACTTGCTCTTGCATAATACCGTGATATGGCTTAATCCTCCGGCTTCGCTAGGGAAATGGAAGAAGGAACCCGAGCTGGCAGCATTTG TGTTCAAAACAGCTGTGGTCCTTGTGTACAAGGATGGTTCcaaacagaagaagaaactt GGAGGATCACATAGAGCTTCAATTTATGAAGACTGGGATCCGTTCCGCTTTCGCCACATGATACCTTTGGAAGCACTGCAGGTTCGAGCATTGGCAAGTGCAG ATGCAGAGACCAATTCTGTATGTGAGATTGTCCATGTTAAATCTGAGTCTGAAGGCAGGCCAGAAAGAACGTTTCACCTTTGCTGTAG TTCACCAGAACACAGGAAGGACTTTCTGAAGGCAGTGCATTCGATTCTGCGGGATAAACACAGAAGACAGCTTCTTAAAACCGAAAGTTTGCCCTCATCCCAGCAATATGTCCCCTTTGGTGGAAAAAGATTGTGTGCTCTAAAAGGTGCAAGGCCAGCCATGAACAGGGCAG TGTCAGCCCCAAGCAAGTCTcttgggaggaggaggcggcggctgGCCCGAAACAGGTTTACCATTGACTCAGATGCCGTCTTCGCGAGCAGCCCCGAAaaagagccccagcagcccacGCACAGTGGGGACACTGACCGCTGGGTAGAGGAACAGTTTGACCTTGCTCAGTATGAGGAGCAGGAGGACATCAAGGAAACGGACATCCTCAGCGATGACGATGAGTACTGCGAGGCCGTGAGAGGCGCCGTGGCCGACCGAGAGCTCCGGGAGCGGCTGCAGGCGGCCTCCATCACGAGCAGCCAGCCGTGCCGGGGAGACCGCGCGCGCCCGGCCATGGACACGCATGCCTCCAGGATGACCCAGCTGAAGAAGCAAGCGGCCTTGACCGGCATCAACGGCGACGTGGAGGGCCACGGCGAGGAGGTCATCTGGGTCAGGCGCGAAGACTTTGTTCCCAGCAGGAAACTCAACACGGAGCTCTAA